The genomic window TGGGTGTGTTCTTAGGTTTACGCGTTTGCGCCCGAGGAGGATCGATCTCATTTCACATGTGTGTGCGCGCTTGCAGCCAAGGGGAATCCATCAAGCTAGGTTTGTGCACATGCATATCTTGCCGGAAGATCAATCAAGTGTTGCTTTGTCTCATCCAAAATTAATCGCCGATAACATCAGGAGCATGTCGAGGGCGTGCATGGAATTGAGCATGGAGTTGGAGAGGATCACGCAGAGCGAGTGAGATTAAGACGTTATTTCTGTTCCTACAAGTTATTTCTGTTCGTAGGATTAGGGATTTAGTAGTTTTTTTCCATTTACAGAGGGATGAGGTAGGTTTAATGGTGTCAGGTTCCTAATGGTCCATGATTTTCTTTTGAGATGATTACATGCTAGTATTTTTTAGGCATAATTGAACAACTTGCTCGCTTTATTTTGTCTAGGCATATTACATACCTAGGTATATATTTTTTGGCAAACGTACGTAGCTAATGAACCGAGATGTTTTGATTTTCAGCGTCTGTTATGGGCTGCCACATGCGAGGCCCATGTGAAAGGATGAACTGAGTGTGTTTGTATTTTTACAACCCTGAAAGGATTTTGGGCCCTATGAGTTTTTTGCAAGGATTATATGGgttaatctacaccgtaataattcggcCACACCAGATGAaggattagtattttttttattaaaGTGGGAATTTTTGTGGAGTCTATAAttagtatagatagatagatagatagatggtaAACCAAACCGATCCGTGAAGGATTTTGAATTGTTAGTACTTCAATGCGATGTGGGTAACATCACATTACTTAGCTATCATGCGTTCACAGTATCATGGAATGCATATTTTTTTGCAACCGGTTGCATGAGCAATTGTATGAGGTCCTTTTGAGTTTCTATAAGCATATAAAAGGCTTATACACATGTTATATTGCCAAGCATAGGCCACAGGTCTAAGCTTATAAACAACAGTGTAAAAGTATAGACCAAAAGTGGGCTTTGCAATATAACCACTATTCAAACTTCATATTGTTGCATGTAAAATAGCATTCAACAATATGAATGTTACACCTTGAATGAAATGAAAAAAGGACAAGTGAACAGTATCATGGGTACATGTCAACTGGACGCGCATATGGATATGTTTGGTAGTAGAGAAACAAAAGCTTATATGCCATAGTAAATCTTTGCTCGTAGCTAGCTACCAAACGACAAGTTAGTGAACGAGTTGCATTCATTTGAATAGGATGTGTCCACCAAACATCCGTGCAAGTGGAAATCATGGCCAACCATCCGTTAAATGGATTGGAAATAATTGCGCATCTGCACGTTGGCAACCGGAGTGCACTATAAGTAACCACACATAGTGTAATCGAACAATCTTCGAGGGTTCTCAGCTCTAGTTCATCTATGAAAAAAAGGATTGACCAACCAATAGCCAATATTCACATAGAGACGCACGAAAACTGGTCGGTGAGCCACTAGGGATTGGGAGGTATCAAGATATTAACTCAAACAATGTTTAGATGGGACTTTCATCGCCGGATGATTCACTGCGTTCTATATTGTACATCGACTAGCCAGTTCATTCAGCCACGCAACGCCTCAGAGGAGTCCCCTACAAACTCCCCCTCATGGACACGCCTTACAAAGCGAAACTGTTTTTGAAGCACAACCCCATCCACGAGGTGTACGTGCTTCCCCATGGAGAAAAACCTTCTGTGAGTCTCTAGTCATCATCTAGCACGCTGACGAGGCCTTCGACGGCCCACACATCCTGCCCACTGATCTCCATGAATGGGCCGATGCTCTCTGCTGGTCAAAGTTCTTTGCAGAAAAGGTAACCATCTATAGAAATGAGTCTGATAAATCAAATCAGTTCTGCTGGAGTAGGACACTCCCACGTCCATGATTATATTGTACATGTTGTCTTGGGCGTTGATATTGGTCTACAACATATCTGTTCATTCAACCCTTTGTTATATGTATATAAATAACATATTATGAAAATAGATTTTATAAAATCCTAAAGATAATGATATTGGCTTACCAGTATGAGTATATTTTTCAATGTTATGATAGTCAAAGTTACATTTGAATGCACAATTCTAGAATGAAAAACATTCAATATTTGGAACCCAATTAAAATACTCACTTGCTACTTTCTTCATGCCGTGGCTGACGTTGGGGATAGAGTGGGAGGCGCAGAAGGTCCTTGGCATGGAGGCACGCTGGTTCTCGAGCAACCGGGGCACACCACGTTAAAAGTTCTAAAAATATTCAAAATGCAAGAACTTTTGAGTCACAAATTCAATAGTTTGAGAAAGGTAAAAAGGCAAAACATTCTATGAATAGTGGTCCATTCAAATTGGCCCGTTAACGCTACCACAACGACAAAAAAAATCAAGCTGTAAGTTGAACTAGTTGTAGCTGAAACGTTGTGACATGTTTGATACTATATGCTATGTCTATGTTTACTCAATTACTTTCAGCAGTTTTGAGAACTTCTGATATGTTTCTTTAATGTTGGGTCTGTACTCCAGGTACACACGATATATATATTCTCGAACGCGAATTTATCCATTTCTGTGAtaagtaattcgggacggagggagtttGTTGTTTGGTTAGTTGCCCCTGTAGTATTCATTCAACACTCCAGTTCCCAAGCCTCAGCGATTCTTCTTCCTATCACGTAGCAGTGTACTGAACTGAGCGTCTGATAAACTTTTTTAACCTGTGAAGGTCGTAAGGAAGCAAAGCGGTTTAGTTTATTTCCACCCCAAGAAAATAACAATCTTACTGTCAGAAAACAAATGTAAATGTTCCTAGGAGGAGCAGTAACGGAATATATTTAGCTTATCCACGCAGAAATAGGTTTCCCTACAAATACTACCAACGTATCAAAATACAGaatgtttttgcagttcaattttttttgcaatttaaattgagctgcaaaaacgtcttatattttggtacgaAGGGAGTACTAGGTTACTAAAGGTCTCCATATACATATCGAACCTAAAAGTACTTCAAACTTTTCAGAACAGAATATTAACTGCCGAAGGAAGCAAGAATGGGGGAGCCCACCGTGAAGCTCATCGGCGCTTTTGGCAGTCTGTTCAGCCACCGTGTCGAGGTAGCCCTGAGGCTCAAGGGAGTTCCCTACAAGCTCGTCCTTGAAGACCTGAGCAACACGAGCCAGCTGTTGCTGTGCTGACCCACAACCCCATGCACCACATGGTTTGTCCCTGCTCCTTCGCGGCGGCCAGCCCATCCCGGAGTTGCTCGTCATCGTCGAGTATATCAACGAGGCCTTCGACAGGCCGCCACTGTCGGCTGACCCCCACGACCGGGCCACCGCCTGCTTCTTGGCTCTGTGAAGCCAGTAGATGATCGGTTGTCTTGTATGGTTTTTTTaaaacgaggcaaaagacttgtCATTTTTATTGATTATAAAGAAGTGAGAATTATCTGGTTAATTAATAAAAAACCGGGATAAAACCAATACATCACAACCCAGACATGGGCACCACCGGCTAACCTGGCCAAGCCAATAGAAAGCCACATGCGCAAACACCGACATCTCCGACTATGACGACGCGCATTGCAAGGGAAATATGCATGACTTGCGCCAACATTGGCCTTCGCAAATGACCACTGAGAACCTATCATCTTCACCACCTGGAGCCGTTGCAACGCAGTTCCGACTTCAGACCAACGAGGCAACCACGGAAGAGCACCTCAGACACGCCGGAAAGATCCAACTACCGAAGCCCAAGCCGCGATCCGAGCTCCTCTCAATgccagcactactagggaaaaccttatacacagaatcttagcagcactgcgacacaaaaagaagcgctactgctaattagcagtagcgcgggtttttaaacctcgctactactaagttgatagtagtagcgcgggtttttaaccctcgctactactaagcggtctctaccgtggcccccgacacatgccatagtagtagcgaggggtataaacccgcgctactactaagttgatagtagtagcgcggttttatacccctcgctactactaagtacgaggtaggtgaagtcgccatatcctcggctgaatccccatctcctcccccaaatccctcctctcgtccaccactctctcctctcacttttcatacgctctcacatggacctcttgcccatgcacccatcctcctccatggcgccgaaagaggccgccgcctcgcgccaccggcgtctagaagctcgccggtcttccaccgacgtctaggaggccgccgccccgcgccaccacaccggagcacctcgccatcgatgactagctccgctgctccctacatcaccttcgtctctccctcggttttccttttctctctctccctctggtttaactcaccctcccatgtccatgcccgtgcaggtcgtcgccatggatgacccggagctatctggtatggtcgggaagaggagccccacgTCACGGCCTGGCTCTTCCATAGAAACGGGCCCTctctccaacagccactgctggatCTGGTCTTCCACTGTCCGTTCATGCCTCCAGTGACGCCAATCATCGCTAGATCTTACCACTGGTGCCATTGACAGCACGCACGGGAtcgagattttttttgtttttgaaagtaatagcagtagcgcggggtataagacccgctacagctaattagcagtagcgctgtttgcaacgcacgctacagctaaccatgtatagcagtagcgtgtgtcaacacgcgctactgctacaagttagctgtggtgccgtctcagtagcgcgggcacccgcgctactgatacacccgaaacccgcgctgctgctaggcttttccctagtagtgcagtaTCGTTGCCAAACAGAAATCTACGCCCCTAAAATGGCCTCCTCAGCAaaaccacgcggcgaagatgcAACCATCCACCGGTCTCGAAATTGCAGCCGGTTCTGAggcgatgcccccaaggaggaaaaGGACGTGAGGACACCTTCATCGCCCGATCCCGcggatctgaggtttccctccAGAGCCATGGCCATGGGGAGAGGAGAGGAGCACCACACAACAAAGACTCTTCCAAGGAAGTGTGCAACGCCCGCAAGCACCGCCGATGCTGGATCCGGCCAAGGCCGGAGAAAGCATTTCTCCTGGTGGAGCTCGACCCCAACTGCCCGTACCGGCCGGCCACGAACCACCACCCACAAATCACCGCAGAGCACCGAGGGGAGAGCCTCCCGTCTGCGCCCGCACCCGCTAAGGCCATCCCACGCGgctagtcctggccatgggcagcccggcctgGCCCGACACTGCTCCCGTGCCGGGCCCGAGCCCGTTGTTTTTGCTATTTCCCGAAGGGacccggcccaaggcccagcaggctttTACGCGtgcgggccgggcttgggcccaaAAATCCGGCCCGATGGCTGGGCCAGGCCGGGCCATCGGGCCTAGGTTTTTTATGTCGGGCTTAGCTAGGCCCGACCCGAGGTATGGCTACATATATGCACGGCTACCAGGCCAGCAGCTGTAGCGCTGCCGGAACCTGGGCGCGCCCGCCATCCTGCACCATCAAGCCGCCCTAGCCGGAAGAGCGAGGGCAGCACCCGGATCTCACCGGGCAgcacctcccaccgccgccgcagtTTGCGCAGCCGTTCTGTATGTCGTTCAGGTCCGTCGGCAGATGGCGGCGAGAAGCACAAGAAGGGCTCCATGAAGGAGGCCAAGGGAAACCTGTTGCTTCTGGAGGGGCAGCTGAAGGGGAGGAAGTTCTTCACCGGCGATGCCAGAGAACGTCACCGGCGGGCTGTCGCACTGGCTGCCCGATGAGTTCTGCGGGGTGACGCTCGTGGCCGACAAAGAGTTCCCCGGTGTATGCCGCTGGGCGAAGGCATACATCGATGAGGAGCACGTGAAGCGGTGGCTGCCAGACAAGGGGGCGCTCGTCGCCATTAGGGTCGGGCCCATAGGTGTGCAAAACGTGCGGCCCGCACAGGGCCATATAATTTGAGGGCCCCAAGTTCTTTTtaggggagcaactaattaacgagcgctccttcggcagcctcgcaacgatcagcgccacttggcgcgctctcagccattcgccacgtgtcgcgctcttgGCGCTCCCTctggatttttttatttttccgcacgcgtttttggctttttaaacggtttttttggggttttttttgacgttttggttttccaccggtcttccctagctttttgACCAAACAAAATTTTCGGAATTTTTTTTTGCGCAAAAAGACgcatttttttcgcgagagtcacggttttgttttcgcgagaggcacggttgtgctttcgcgagaggcacagccgtgcctcttggaaacgaaaaaaaaaacatgttttctattttttttcctttcgctagaggcatggttttgcttccgccagaggcacggttgtgcttttgcgagagtcgcGGCGTGccttctcggaaacgaaaaaaaaacatattttctattttttttcgtgagaggcacggttttgctaccgtgagaggcacggttgtgcttttgcgagaggcacgggcgtgcctctttcttaaagggaaaaacgtgttttctgtttttttagcgaggggcacggttttgcttccgcgagaggcacgattgtgatttcgtcagaggcacgggcgtgcctcttttgaaaaggaaaaaaaaccgtGTTCCCGATTCgattttttcgtcggtttttttcgtccgtttttttgtgaaaaaaagtttggcaaaatctatcaacatgggatctagttttgaagacctcgtcgcgaggaatccaacgacgaaagcggttcgagatttggacggacggtttaagagataaaacgttttgattaaacggatctacgaaaaaaaggaaaactctcaggttgcgacaagtggcgcacatacaccgcgccacttgtcgcaacctggggcaGTTAGAGTGATCTCCGCAAGGAATACTCAACTAATGATTTGGTCTTTTTAGGCCTATAAGATGTTGGTGGTTCCTGGGCGCTGGGCCGCGCTTGGCTCTGGGCCGCTAGCGCGTGCGCGTGAGTTGAGCCTCGAGGCGTTGAGCGTCGGATGGATCATCCGCTACAGCGCTGCTTGATAGAAATTAGGAAAAGGAGATCGTCAACCCGGAAAAAGAAGAAACCGAATCGTCGGATCGATCGACGAATCGCAAGCAAGCGAAAGAACTTGCGTCGCTACAGGCTACAGCGTACAGGAAACATGATCATCCATCGTCGGATCGATCGGCTTCGGCGACAGTTCTTACAACGCTGCTAGATCGGATCATTGGAAACGTGATCGTTGGATCAATCGGCAACAGTTCCAGACTCCAGAACACCGGCAAGGGGCGGCACGGCTACAGTTCCAGACTCCAGAACACTGGTGATGGGCAGCATGGCGACAGTTACTCTGATCCTCTCGCCAAAACAAGTAACCTCCCACTGGGGAGTCCTTTCTGATTAACTTCGGCTCCTACTCCTAATTTCTAATTAGAGATCAGGAGAGTTAGATGGTTCGTCTAATTGCCAAACATTCATGCGTAACCTCCAATTGATATCTGCTGTGTTATcagtttagttttcttttatccGTGTTTTGTATCTTGTGTTTCAATAATACTGATTTTAGTCATCACGAGGAAACATCATTCTAGTAAGACATTGTATCATATACATTATAATTGACTTTTTTTACGGTTATATACATTATAATTGCTCGTTAGTTTTTTTTCTTGTAAAATAGGGCCTCATCCATTTTTTAGTTTCGCACAGGGCATCAGATTTTGCCGGCCCAGCCCTGGTCGCCATACACTATCTTCTCCACCTGCAGGGAGAGATGTTTCGGTGAATCAGAAGTGACCCTCTTATGAGGTCTCACTCTCGAGTCGTCGGTGCTAAAAAAATGGTTATGAGCCATGGACTGTATGGTCGACATGCTGGCAATGCTCCTTGCTCCAGTTTCATCCATGCTCTGCTTTGCTCCTTGCTCTGCTTTCTACTCAAGGATGGTGTCAATGTTTCtccttgctctgtttttctttATCAGCTTCGCCATCAAGATTTTTTTTTTTTGGACTTGCCATCAAGAAACTTTGATTATGGAAACATATAGAACATATCGATACACAAGTCAAACAAAGTCACTGTCCTTCTAGATTATAATCTGTGTTCTATACTATATTATCGGCTAGCTGCTTAAATAAATCTCTCTGATTGCGTCTGCATCAATCTTAGTGAGCATCCTCTACCTGTCAATTAGCATTTTAATTACAGCTTCCCTCGCCACCAAGCTTCTCCTTTTGACCATAGCAATTGATAAGAACAAATGACACTAGAAAAATGAGAGTTAATAAAAGAGCCCGACCATTCTTGGAGAAGAAGCAACAACACCATTTGGACCAACTCGTATTTATCAATGTCTTATAAATATCTATGTCCTAGCAAGTGATTCTGATATACCAGCCAATAATGGTGGAACCAGTGAAGCTCATTGGAGGCTTtggcagcccgttcgtccaccgcGCCGAGGTCGCCTTGCGTCTCAAAGGAGTTCCCTACGAGCTCATCCTAGAGGACATGACTAACAAGAGCGAGCTGTTGCTGAAGCACAATCCCGTCCACAAGAAGGTCCCTGTGCTCCTCCACGGGGACAAGGCTGTCTGCGAGTCTCTCCTCATTGTCGAGTACGTCGACGAGGCCTTTGACGGGCCACCTATCCTGCCGACTGACCCTCATGAAAGGTCTGAGGCCCGCTTCTGGTCCAAATTCTTTGTGGAAAAGGTATTCATGTATAGAGATAGTTCTTAGAATTCAAATCAATTCTGCTAGGTAGGATACTCCTCAGctcataaatactccctccgtaccaaaatataagacgttttcccAGTTCAAATCAAGAtgtaaaaatgtcttatattttagTACAGAGGTAGTATATCATACATATTGTGTTGAAAGTTGAATTGGTCTCATCCATAGAATATACTATATTAATAATACGTATTGTGATTTATCATTACAACCTAAAGATAGTTTTTTTTGCGGGTCTAAAGATAGTATTTTCAGCTTACCAATATGAATATATTTGTTCACATTTCAATAGTTAAAGTAAGACAAGACGACATATATTTATATTTGTAACCCAATTGAAATACTTGCTGACAATTTTCTTCATTTAGTGCTTGTTGTCCCTGTGGCTAGCGCTGTGGACGGAGGGCGAGGAGCAGAAGGTCTTTATTATGGACGCAAAAGAGAACCTCACGCTAGTGGAGGCACAACTCAAAGAGAAGAGGTTCTTTGGAGGCGCCACAATTGGCCTCGCCGACATCGCCGGTGCCAGCCTACTGTCTCGCTGGGCAAGCGTGATGCAAGAGGTCGCTGGGGTGAGGGTGATGACGGACGATGAGTATCCTGCTATCCACCGGTGGATCGAGGACTACAACGCCGACGAAGCTGTCAAGGAGTGCTTGCCGGACAGAAACCATCTCATCTCCTACTTCACCATGATCAGGGGAAAGTGTATCTCCGCGGCCAAGTCCATGCTACCCAATTATCTAGCCAAGAAATAGTCTAATCTGGTAGGTTTTGTCATGCTTGTGGCTTGAATCAACATGAAGATGAGTTACAAAAAGAGAAGGGGGAgctttttttttttcgaaaaggggggcttccccggcctctgcatcagcatgatgcatgcggccatcttattaaGCATAAAATAGTCCACAAAGTCTCCAAGTCTCAAGGTTGTCAACAAGAAAAGTAAGAAATGGCTCACACAGAGCCCGAAGGCTAGATACACAAGCTAGCCAAAGCACTTATACATCACAGCCGTTTGGCTCCAAAATAgacaggtaaactaattgcctatcctgttacacgaccgccatccaaaccggctgaatatatcccgagctaccatctcccatcggatagcagcagtaaccaaaagctccctggcctccgtcggagtgagtagcgaccaggaACGGATAAGAGCCGttgctcggaagataacctgcaaaacatggatatttgttgatCTGTTAAAGACGaagtcatttctgcaattccaaagcGCCCACAAAAAAGCGCAAACCCCCAAGCGAATATGTTTTGCTAACCCGGGCTCTACCCTAGTTAGCCATGTCCCAAACAACATGTTAACCGACCTTGGTGGGGTAATATTGAAAGCGACTTGAATAGTCGTCCAAAGAATTCTAGCTAGTGGGCAGTCAAAGAAAAGATGTTTAATGGTTTCACcctgatcacagaaactacacctagtaggtcctgtccaattacgcttaataAGATTATCCTTTGTTAAGATCACCTGTTTATGTAGAAACCACATAAACACCTTGATCTTTAAAGGAACTCTGACGTCCCACACATGCTTTGAAGTAGGAATCGAGCTGGAATTAATAACATcaacatacattgatttaaccgtgaatcCCCCCGACCTAGTGAGATTCCAGCGTAATTTATCAGGTTGTTGAGATAGTTGTACCtgcatcagtctcctaactagatgcagccactcttcccaacgattgcccactaacgatCTTCTAAACTGGATATCCAGGGGTATCGAGGCGAAGACCGATGCAACCAAAGCATCGCGCCTTCGAACTATACGATACAGAGACGGATACTGGATTGCTAGGGGAGCCtctccaagccaagtatcctcccagaatctcgtgcTTGCACCATTACCAACTAAATGCTTTGACCTCTGAAAAAATGAAAGCTTCactttcataagccctttccaaaAGGGTGAATCAGTTGGTCTAACCGACACCTGAGCCAAAGTTTTGGTTTGGAGATACTTGTTACGCAGGATTTGAGCCCACATGGCGTCAGTTCCTGAGGATAacttccacaaccact from Triticum aestivum cultivar Chinese Spring chromosome 3B, IWGSC CS RefSeq v2.1, whole genome shotgun sequence includes these protein-coding regions:
- the LOC123072482 gene encoding probable glutathione S-transferase, producing the protein MVEPVKLIGGFGSPFVHRAEVALRLKGVPYELILEDMTNKSELLLKHNPVHKKVPVLLHGDKAVCESLLIVEYVDEAFDGPPILPTDPHERSEARFWSKFFVEKCLLSLWLALWTEGEEQKVFIMDAKENLTLVEAQLKEKRFFGGATIGLADIAGASLLSRWASVMQEVAGVRVMTDDEYPAIHRWIEDYNADEAVKECLPDRNHLISYFTMIRGKCISAAKSMLPNYLAKK